GCGGGAGACCGCGGCGGCGAGCATCCAGTGGTCGGCGTTGGCCGTCTTGTAGATCACGACGCGCTCGTCGGACCGGACACCGGCCGCCCACAGCCGCGCCGCCAGATCGTCGACGTACTCGGCGTACCGGGCCACGGTCAGGCGCCGGCCCGCCTCGGGGAAGGTGTCCAGGTCGTGGTCCAGGGTGATCGGCGTCGACGGGTTCACGGCCGCGGCCATCTCCGGCAGCAGACCGAGGTGAAGACCGCGCTTCCGTATCGATGTATAGGCTGTGGAACTCTTCATGGGGACTGTCTCCTTAGGAGGCGCACTGCACAATCGGGCGGACGTCGTGCGGTCCGCTGAACGCCCCCCACCTCTGGCCGGGCAGGGCGGCGGGGGCAGGTCAGGCGACGCCCTCGGCGGTCGCCGGCGCGTCGGCACCCCAACGGCCCAGCGCCATCTCGGCGGTGATTCCGGGGCCGAAGCCCGCGATCAGACCCGTGGCGTCGGGCGCCGGCGTGTCCTCTTCGAACAGCCTGCGGGCCGCCTCCAGGACGACCGCGCTGGCGATGTTGCCGTACTCGCTCAGGGTCGACCAGCTGTGCCGGAACACCTCGCGGTCCACGTCGAGGAACTTGGCGAGGTCGTCCAGGATCCGCGGCCCGCCGGCGTGCACGATGTAGAAGTCGAGGTTGCCGGCGTCCCAGCTGTGGTCCTTGGCGAACTCCCGCAGCACCGGCGCCAGCGGCTCCATCGTCCCCGGCACCCGGCGGTCCAGCTGGAAGTGGAAGCCGGTGTCCCGGACGGCGTAGGAGATCCAGTCCTCGGTGTCCGGGATGAGGTACGAGGCGTTGCGCTCCAGGTCGATGCCGACGCCGCCCGCACCGCGCACCACGGCGGCCGCGACCGCGTCGCCGAACAACCCGTCGGACAGCAGCGCACCGATGTTGTCGTCCTCGGGCTGGTAGCACAGGGAGCACAGCTCGCACGAGACGATCAGGACGTTGCTCCCCGGGTGGGCCAGGCAGAAGTCGTGGGCCCGGTTGATCGCCGCGCCGCCCGCCGCGCAGCCCAGCTGGGCGATGGGTATCTGACGGGTGTCGGACCGGAAGCCGAGCCGGTTGATCAGCCACGCGGTCAGTGACGGCATCAGGAACCCGGTGCACGACACGTAGATGATCGCGTCGACGTCACGGGCCGTCACGCCGGCGTTGCGCAGGGCCTGTTCTATGACCTCGGGCGTCCGCTTCTTGGACTCGAGCTCGTAGACGCGATTGCGTTCCGTCAGGCCCGGATGGCGGAGCGTCTTGTCGACGGGCTGGACGATGTGCCGCTTCTTCACCCCCGTGTTCCGGATCAGGCGAAGCGCCAAAGGGAGCTGGGGCTTTCCGCTGTGGACTCGCTGAGCGAATTCCAGAGTCTCTTCCATCGTGATGACGTATTCCGGCACGCTCACCGCGGGCTTGCAGAGCCTGGCCATATCTGG
This window of the Streptomyces canus genome carries:
- a CDS encoding type III polyketide synthase: MARLCKPAVSVPEYVITMEETLEFAQRVHSGKPQLPLALRLIRNTGVKKRHIVQPVDKTLRHPGLTERNRVYELESKKRTPEVIEQALRNAGVTARDVDAIIYVSCTGFLMPSLTAWLINRLGFRSDTRQIPIAQLGCAAGGAAINRAHDFCLAHPGSNVLIVSCELCSLCYQPEDDNIGALLSDGLFGDAVAAAVVRGAGGVGIDLERNASYLIPDTEDWISYAVRDTGFHFQLDRRVPGTMEPLAPVLREFAKDHSWDAGNLDFYIVHAGGPRILDDLAKFLDVDREVFRHSWSTLSEYGNIASAVVLEAARRLFEEDTPAPDATGLIAGFGPGITAEMALGRWGADAPATAEGVA